From the genome of Schaalia dentiphila ATCC 17982, one region includes:
- a CDS encoding zinc ribbon domain-containing protein, protein MKASHTDQLELLELQKLDQKESALRHKRDSHPAHATVREFAGRVADLQRAAISQSAVIADTMREVTRIEDEIAKVTERRKRQQSRIDNNQVPLRDISAMEHEIAQMDRRLAKLEDDQVEAEERVEAARAAQDKMKAEAQAIAADIEALKAQFEADVADSDEELRRVIAARRELADRLPADLLEEYEDARRRNGALAVIEVRDGNGIGVAADLTPMELERIRLTPADELYLTEDTAQIVVRTAANTPR, encoded by the coding sequence GTGAAAGCATCGCACACCGACCAGCTCGAGCTTCTCGAGCTCCAGAAGCTCGACCAGAAGGAGTCGGCGCTGCGCCACAAGCGCGATTCTCACCCCGCGCACGCGACAGTTCGCGAGTTCGCCGGCCGTGTTGCTGACCTGCAGCGCGCCGCGATCAGCCAGAGTGCCGTTATCGCGGATACGATGCGCGAGGTGACTCGCATTGAGGATGAGATCGCGAAGGTCACTGAGCGTCGGAAGCGCCAGCAGAGCCGTATCGACAACAACCAGGTGCCCCTGCGCGATATCTCGGCCATGGAACACGAGATCGCTCAGATGGACCGCCGCCTGGCCAAGCTCGAGGACGATCAGGTGGAGGCCGAGGAGCGCGTCGAGGCTGCCCGTGCGGCCCAGGACAAGATGAAGGCCGAGGCTCAGGCCATCGCCGCCGACATCGAGGCGCTCAAGGCCCAGTTCGAGGCCGACGTCGCCGATTCCGATGAGGAACTGCGTCGCGTCATCGCTGCACGTCGTGAACTCGCCGATCGTCTGCCCGCGGACCTTCTCGAGGAGTACGAGGACGCGCGCCGCCGCAACGGCGCTCTCGCCGTTATCGAGGTCCGCGATGGTAATGGCATCGGCGTCGCCGCCGACCTGACCCCGATGGAACTTGAGCGCATTCGCCTGACGCCCGCCGACGAGCTCTACCTGACCGAGGATACGGCACAGATCGTCGTGCGCACGGCGGCGAACACGCCGCGCTGA
- a CDS encoding Nif3-like dinuclear metal center hexameric protein: MFGVCASTWTVGDVMALMESWYPAATAQSWDRVGLIVGDPAAPVRSILLALDPTAAIADQAVAGPSGDGQSFDMVITHHPLLLRGASFLPVTDPKGGVVTTLIRSGIALFNAHTNADVACDGVATALADLIGLRDTTPLEPCGTDAEGHEIGLGRVGTVDETTLGSFADHVASVLPAGPSGLFVGGDENATVQRVAVLGGAGDSALEVARAAGVDAYLTADLRHHPASEHLEGGAPALLCGSHWATESPWLPVLARKLREAARAADVELRVEVSTIVTEPWTSHRVTQGELA, from the coding sequence ATGTTCGGAGTCTGCGCCTCCACCTGGACCGTTGGTGACGTCATGGCGCTCATGGAGTCGTGGTACCCGGCGGCTACGGCGCAGTCCTGGGACCGGGTTGGCCTCATTGTCGGCGACCCTGCCGCACCCGTACGGTCGATCCTTCTCGCGCTTGATCCTACGGCGGCCATCGCGGACCAGGCCGTTGCAGGTCCCTCCGGTGACGGGCAGTCTTTCGACATGGTGATCACCCACCATCCGCTGCTCCTGCGCGGCGCGTCCTTCCTGCCCGTGACCGACCCGAAGGGCGGCGTCGTCACGACTCTGATCCGCTCCGGTATCGCCCTGTTCAATGCGCACACCAACGCGGATGTCGCCTGCGACGGCGTCGCGACGGCGCTCGCCGATCTGATCGGTCTGCGCGATACCACGCCGCTGGAGCCGTGTGGCACCGACGCCGAGGGACACGAGATCGGTCTGGGGCGCGTCGGCACCGTCGACGAGACCACGCTCGGCTCCTTCGCTGACCACGTCGCATCCGTGCTGCCTGCGGGCCCCTCCGGTCTCTTTGTGGGCGGCGACGAGAACGCCACCGTGCAGCGCGTAGCCGTTCTGGGCGGCGCGGGGGATAGCGCGCTTGAGGTGGCGCGCGCCGCGGGAGTTGATGCGTATCTCACGGCGGACCTGCGCCATCACCCCGCCTCCGAGCACCTCGAGGGCGGCGCTCCCGCGCTGCTGTGCGGATCCCACTGGGCGACGGAGTCCCCGTGGCTCCCGGTGCTCGCACGAAAGCTGCGCGAGGCTGCACGCGCGGCCGATGTGGAACTTCGCGTGGAAGTCTCTACGATTGTCACCGAGCCATGGACCAGCCACCGAGTCACCCAGGGAGAACTAGCGTGA
- the lipB gene encoding lipoyl(octanoyl) transferase LipB has product MQILSLLDQGLVDYTQVDALQRSLHEEVLAGGEDTLIVSQFTPTWTAGRHTKPEDIPSTTVPVIRTDRAGSATWHGPGQVVVYPVVCLREPVDLVQWIRAVEASVVDTVREVWDLPVHRVEGRAGVWLTEEGRRDRKICAIGLKVARGATLHGIALNVDIDPVHAFEGIIPCGLTDADVTSLSWEGIHTTVSDAASELLPRMVEHISPCLATTPTSVSYTTRSTL; this is encoded by the coding sequence GTGCAGATTTTGAGCCTACTCGACCAAGGGTTGGTCGATTACACGCAGGTTGACGCGCTTCAGCGCTCCCTGCACGAGGAGGTCCTCGCCGGCGGCGAGGACACACTCATCGTTTCTCAATTTACGCCCACGTGGACGGCGGGCCGCCACACGAAGCCTGAGGACATTCCTTCCACGACTGTTCCCGTGATTCGCACCGACCGCGCTGGTTCCGCGACGTGGCACGGCCCCGGACAGGTCGTCGTCTACCCCGTCGTTTGCCTGCGCGAACCCGTCGACCTCGTGCAGTGGATCCGCGCCGTCGAGGCCTCGGTGGTCGACACCGTGCGGGAGGTATGGGACCTACCCGTCCACCGCGTCGAGGGCCGCGCGGGCGTGTGGCTCACCGAAGAGGGGCGCCGCGACCGAAAGATCTGTGCGATCGGCCTGAAGGTAGCGCGCGGAGCGACCCTGCACGGCATCGCCCTGAACGTCGATATCGACCCGGTCCACGCTTTCGAGGGCATCATCCCCTGCGGCCTCACGGACGCCGATGTGACCTCCCTGTCGTGGGAAGGCATCCACACAACTGTCTCCGACGCCGCATCCGAACTTCTCCCACGCATGGTGGAGCACATCTCCCCGTGCCTGGCGACCACTCCCACTTCCGTTTCCTATACGACGAGGTCAACGCTATGA
- the lipA gene encoding lipoyl synthase — MSTLPDPEGRKLLRIEVRNSQTPIEKKPEWIRTTAKAGENYQDMRSLSHAKGLHTVCAEAGCPNIYECWQDREATFLLGGALCTRRCDFCDIATGRPTEYDKDEPRRIAESVRDLDLRYVTITGVTRDDLPDGAAWLYAETCRLIHELNPGTGVELLVDDFRGQDASIDMVIDAGPQVFAHNLETVPRIFKKIRPAFNYDRSLAMIKRAHDGGMVTKSNLILGMGETREEISAAMRDLHESGCDLLTLTQYLRPSPLHHPIDRWVHPEEFVELAAEAEELGFAGVMAGPLVRSSYRAGLLWAKGMRARGFEIPEQLRHIENSGSTLQEAGSVLARLKERSERHAVMAAKAASAS, encoded by the coding sequence ATGAGTACCCTGCCCGATCCTGAAGGACGCAAGCTCCTGCGCATCGAGGTGCGTAACTCGCAAACTCCGATCGAAAAGAAACCCGAGTGGATCCGCACGACCGCCAAGGCCGGCGAGAACTACCAGGACATGCGCTCGCTTTCGCACGCCAAGGGCCTGCACACGGTGTGTGCCGAGGCCGGCTGCCCCAACATCTACGAGTGCTGGCAGGACCGCGAGGCGACCTTCCTGCTCGGCGGCGCACTGTGCACCCGCCGCTGCGACTTCTGCGATATCGCGACGGGGCGCCCCACCGAGTACGACAAGGACGAGCCGCGTCGCATCGCCGAGTCCGTGCGCGACCTCGACCTGCGCTACGTCACGATCACGGGCGTGACCCGAGACGATCTGCCCGACGGTGCCGCGTGGCTGTACGCCGAAACGTGCCGTCTCATCCACGAGCTCAACCCGGGCACCGGCGTCGAGCTCCTCGTCGATGACTTCCGCGGCCAGGACGCCTCGATCGACATGGTGATCGACGCCGGCCCGCAGGTGTTCGCGCACAACCTCGAGACGGTGCCGCGCATCTTCAAGAAGATTCGCCCCGCCTTCAACTACGATCGCTCACTCGCGATGATCAAGCGCGCCCACGACGGCGGCATGGTCACCAAGTCGAACCTCATCCTGGGCATGGGCGAGACGCGCGAGGAGATCAGCGCGGCGATGCGCGACCTGCACGAGTCGGGCTGCGACCTGCTGACTCTCACGCAGTACCTGCGTCCCTCTCCCCTGCACCACCCGATCGACCGCTGGGTCCACCCCGAGGAGTTTGTCGAGCTGGCAGCGGAGGCCGAGGAGCTGGGCTTCGCCGGCGTCATGGCAGGTCCCCTCGTGCGTTCCTCGTACCGCGCGGGCCTGCTGTGGGCTAAGGGCATGCGTGCCCGCGGCTTTGAGATCCCCGAGCAGCTGCGCCACATCGAGAACTCCGGCTCGACGCTGCAGGAGGCCGGCTCCGTCCTGGCGCGCCTGAAGGAGCGCTCGGAGCGTCATGCGGTGATGGCCGCGAAGGCCGCCTCGGCCTCGTGA
- a CDS encoding class I adenylate-forming enzyme family protein — translation MIPDYSPARALLAAARRHPKRLSLVDAATGGEWTVREAANTVARLAAAFDTAGIGEGTRIAVIGANSPWHYIVHVAASWLRAVTVPLSPRMPSGALASMCEQVGVSWVFLDEACAPHTSALTDVGAQVASFTDLAAWADRTAPIGRSPARCGTELAAILFTSGSTGIPRPVGLTHEVMWWGSTNFREGFDYAPTSSVVGVCAPASHIGGFNGTSMDVWTHGGTLVTLGFPGSFDARGVIDAIERYGITMMFAVPAIVRALLDQHARGGGDLSSWVRPLIGGDAMTADLAEAMRAVGLSPIHVWGMTETSGAGTVATPGSFAPAGSLGVPFPYVDLRVMASDERESGVDEMGEIWVRGPGVVSGEEWLRTGDLATKDKDGWLHMVGRAHRMINTAGELVAPPTVERALRSLKEVSDALVVGLPDERWGQIVAALIVPSALGRAQASSLSADALSEALRDSLAPWEKVRRVLVVDALPTTTTGKPDPVAAAHLFDA, via the coding sequence GTGATCCCCGATTATTCGCCCGCGCGTGCACTGCTCGCGGCGGCGCGCCGCCACCCGAAGCGGCTGTCCCTGGTGGACGCGGCAACCGGCGGGGAGTGGACCGTACGCGAGGCGGCAAACACCGTCGCCCGCCTCGCCGCAGCTTTCGACACTGCTGGTATCGGCGAGGGAACGCGCATCGCGGTCATCGGGGCGAACTCGCCGTGGCACTACATCGTCCACGTGGCGGCCTCGTGGCTGCGTGCGGTCACGGTTCCCCTGTCTCCGCGTATGCCCTCAGGCGCGCTCGCCTCGATGTGCGAGCAGGTGGGCGTCTCGTGGGTGTTTCTCGACGAGGCCTGCGCACCCCACACTTCCGCGCTGACCGACGTGGGCGCACAGGTCGCGTCGTTCACGGATCTGGCGGCGTGGGCGGATCGCACTGCCCCCATCGGGCGCTCCCCCGCGCGCTGCGGGACCGAGCTCGCCGCCATCTTGTTCACGTCGGGCTCTACGGGCATTCCTCGCCCCGTCGGGCTCACGCACGAGGTCATGTGGTGGGGATCGACGAACTTCCGTGAGGGATTCGACTACGCTCCGACCTCGTCGGTCGTGGGCGTGTGCGCGCCCGCGAGCCACATCGGGGGTTTCAACGGCACCTCGATGGACGTGTGGACGCACGGCGGAACCCTGGTCACGCTCGGTTTTCCGGGATCCTTCGACGCGCGCGGCGTCATCGACGCGATCGAGCGCTACGGCATCACGATGATGTTCGCCGTGCCCGCGATTGTCCGCGCTCTCCTAGACCAACACGCGCGCGGCGGCGGCGACCTGTCGTCGTGGGTCCGTCCCCTCATCGGCGGCGACGCGATGACGGCGGACCTGGCAGAGGCGATGCGCGCAGTCGGCCTGTCCCCCATTCACGTGTGGGGCATGACCGAGACCTCCGGGGCCGGCACGGTCGCGACCCCCGGTTCTTTCGCGCCGGCCGGCTCGCTGGGGGTTCCTTTCCCGTACGTGGACCTGCGCGTCATGGCCTCCGATGAGCGCGAATCCGGCGTCGATGAAATGGGCGAGATCTGGGTGCGCGGTCCGGGCGTCGTGAGCGGCGAGGAGTGGCTGCGTACAGGCGACCTGGCGACGAAAGACAAGGACGGCTGGCTGCACATGGTGGGACGCGCCCACCGCATGATCAACACAGCCGGAGAGCTCGTCGCTCCCCCGACGGTCGAACGCGCCCTGCGGTCCCTCAAGGAGGTATCGGATGCGCTTGTCGTGGGACTGCCGGACGAGCGCTGGGGGCAGATCGTCGCGGCGCTGATCGTCCCTTCTGCGCTGGGCCGGGCCCAGGCCTCGTCGTTGAGTGCCGATGCGCTGTCCGAGGCCCTGCGCGATTCCCTCGCACCGTGGGAGAAGGTGCGTCGTGTCCTGGTCGTCGACGCGCTCCCGACCACGACGACGGGCAAGCCCGATCCGGTCGCGGCAGCACACCTCTTCGACGCGTGA
- a CDS encoding NAD(P)/FAD-dependent oxidoreductase has product MSRHRIVIIGSGFAGLTAARRLKNADADITILARTSHHLFQPLLYQVATGILSEGDIAPTTREILRGQKNVTVLQALVEEIDVEARVVKWRNHNKYEQTEYDTLIVAAGAGQSYFGNDHFAVFAPGMKTIDDALELRARIFGAFELAEIETDPTAVDKLLTFVVVGAGPTGVEMAGQIRELASHTLKGEFRNIDPTKARVILVDGAEHPLPPFGEELGIKTEEALAKLGVEMKMNAFVTGVDSEGVTLKYKSGEEERIESVCKVWAAGVAASPLGRALGEATGAEVDRAGRVTVNKDLTLPGHPEIFVLGDMMAFPGVPGVAQGAIQSARFAADTIAARLAGRTPKATEFVYNDKGSMATIARFKAVVKMGNTKLTGFVAWAAWCFLHLLYIVGFKSQVGTLVSWFFSFLSGARPQRTTTNQQLVGRLALEQLGAGASGKLVVGEEVVEEHEQED; this is encoded by the coding sequence ATGTCCCGCCACCGCATTGTCATCATCGGTTCCGGCTTCGCAGGCCTGACGGCAGCTCGTCGACTGAAGAATGCCGACGCCGACATCACCATCCTGGCCCGCACATCGCATCACCTCTTCCAGCCTCTGCTGTACCAGGTGGCCACGGGCATTCTCTCCGAGGGCGACATCGCCCCCACCACGCGCGAGATCCTGCGCGGCCAGAAGAACGTGACCGTCTTGCAGGCCCTCGTCGAGGAGATCGACGTCGAGGCGCGCGTCGTCAAGTGGCGCAACCACAACAAGTACGAGCAGACCGAATACGACACCCTCATCGTCGCGGCGGGTGCGGGCCAGTCCTACTTCGGCAACGACCACTTCGCGGTCTTTGCACCGGGCATGAAGACCATCGACGACGCCCTCGAACTGCGCGCGCGTATTTTCGGCGCCTTCGAGCTGGCCGAGATCGAGACCGACCCGACTGCGGTCGATAAGCTCCTGACCTTCGTCGTCGTGGGCGCGGGTCCCACCGGCGTCGAGATGGCCGGACAGATCCGCGAGCTCGCCTCTCACACGCTCAAGGGCGAGTTCCGCAACATCGACCCGACCAAGGCGCGCGTCATCCTCGTGGACGGCGCAGAGCACCCGCTCCCCCCGTTCGGCGAGGAGCTCGGCATCAAGACCGAAGAGGCCCTGGCTAAGCTCGGCGTCGAGATGAAGATGAACGCCTTCGTCACCGGCGTGGACTCCGAGGGCGTCACCCTCAAGTACAAGTCCGGCGAGGAAGAGCGGATCGAGTCCGTGTGCAAGGTATGGGCCGCCGGCGTCGCCGCGAGCCCACTGGGCCGCGCGCTGGGCGAGGCCACGGGCGCCGAGGTGGACCGTGCGGGGCGCGTCACCGTCAACAAGGACCTCACGCTGCCGGGCCACCCCGAGATCTTCGTGCTCGGCGACATGATGGCCTTCCCGGGCGTCCCCGGCGTCGCGCAGGGAGCGATCCAGTCCGCGCGCTTCGCCGCCGACACGATCGCCGCTCGCCTGGCCGGGCGCACCCCCAAGGCCACGGAGTTCGTCTACAACGACAAGGGCTCCATGGCGACGATCGCGCGTTTCAAGGCGGTCGTGAAGATGGGAAACACGAAGCTGACCGGCTTCGTCGCGTGGGCGGCCTGGTGCTTCCTGCACCTGCTGTACATCGTCGGCTTTAAGTCGCAGGTGGGCACGCTGGTCAGCTGGTTCTTCAGCTTCCTGTCCGGTGCACGCCCCCAGCGCACGACCACCAACCAGCAGCTGGTGGGCCGCCTCGCCCTGGAGCAGCTCGGCGCTGGCGCCTCCGGCAAACTCGTCGTCGGTGAAGAGGTCGTCGAGGAGCACGAGCAGGAGGACTGA
- a CDS encoding tetratricopeptide repeat protein, whose translation MQANYETVLDQIAEKFLTLAPWSPSFDRVALISLLRCFPALSERIDRLHQQINEGFSSVREDAAAHHQDLKDKLTSIHKDLQDITPNNHPVTLNNRVWGSRPARLKHWIDRHPTNNGTTLQDVFFNSPSSQRGSHSVLVARAGSGKTSLAASIANRCESDGWSLVAWIDASTRSTIESGLIALGESVLGVQTNTQREIRLRGEQVLATFRNVSKNKCLFVYDNAEGVDYLEGVLPDGPGVHILVTTRRNSGWSNQEDWNVFTLGNFSRDESVTHLLSVTRDTDQTIADKLASHLGDLPLAIAQAAATCSRYYSNLHDYYADLQNANVEELLEPIEGGHYSNGAITSLQLAASSALSSIRDPQVLTEAQTILAALCYLAESGVPTQWLKSRNHLPSQRAYKVLQDTSIIDQSNDGKTTSIHRLQSAAIRGKLTKVEQEHAIDHACEILDHIAGSLKECDDAEVRRSSIIHLVDSILRIGVYDQSLSERSLSSLLKTSITCLEQCYRLDTFDVALRLQTLQDTFSVAHLHRSDRLAFADLLGNCLRSVGYAQQAIELHSHIRDEASSSDEHYYAYQNDLAKDFLFAGRFNEALTLFEDTLSHVSTKTPATAAYEMDLAHAYFLMEQPDEAIVHYREAQSILADYHQSNEQEVFRAALGIALCVPSDDFYDYKDIERLKNTLDCAEGTQCAETPEFLIATTILVEQLMFKNYYIEGIRRLSKVLQQQYSSLGSSHPYVLDAQEQVVELLECAGMNDTATKLLNMFIISLESEAHRHYTPLAVLYRKLSEICLRTGKIDESISAFTKVQEMKRKGEEELNTAQTNNNCMRFTCKFESAITLPKEARSQLWRDKDAEARGSSDGRYELSIALDKQDLLQSQLNTLANKLEPFQDNT comes from the coding sequence ATGCAGGCCAACTACGAAACTGTTCTCGATCAAATCGCGGAAAAATTCCTTACCCTCGCACCCTGGTCACCGAGCTTTGATCGCGTCGCTCTCATTAGCCTGCTGCGCTGTTTTCCAGCCCTATCAGAACGCATCGACCGTCTTCACCAGCAGATCAATGAGGGGTTCAGCAGTGTGCGTGAAGATGCTGCTGCGCACCACCAAGACCTCAAGGACAAACTAACGTCAATTCACAAAGATCTCCAGGACATAACTCCCAACAATCATCCAGTAACATTGAACAACAGAGTCTGGGGAAGTCGCCCAGCTAGGCTGAAGCATTGGATTGACCGCCATCCCACCAACAATGGGACGACCCTACAGGACGTATTCTTCAACTCTCCGTCATCCCAACGTGGTTCACACAGCGTACTAGTTGCTCGCGCGGGTAGCGGAAAGACTTCCCTCGCCGCCTCCATCGCGAACAGGTGTGAATCCGATGGTTGGTCGCTCGTCGCCTGGATTGACGCATCAACTCGCAGCACCATCGAAAGCGGATTGATCGCGCTGGGCGAGTCAGTTCTGGGAGTACAGACAAACACCCAGCGAGAGATAAGACTCAGGGGTGAACAAGTATTAGCAACTTTCCGAAACGTCAGCAAGAACAAATGTCTGTTCGTTTATGACAACGCGGAAGGTGTCGACTATCTCGAAGGCGTTTTGCCGGACGGGCCTGGGGTTCACATCCTTGTCACTACGCGGCGTAATAGCGGGTGGTCTAATCAAGAAGATTGGAATGTCTTCACACTCGGCAACTTTTCGCGCGACGAGTCAGTGACACACCTTTTGAGCGTGACGAGAGATACAGATCAAACAATAGCGGATAAGCTCGCCTCGCATCTTGGCGATCTTCCACTTGCTATAGCTCAAGCGGCGGCAACGTGCTCGAGATACTATTCAAACCTGCATGACTATTATGCTGACCTTCAGAACGCTAATGTTGAAGAACTGTTGGAACCAATCGAAGGAGGTCATTACAGCAACGGTGCCATCACATCCCTTCAGTTGGCTGCAAGTTCAGCACTCTCTTCTATAAGAGATCCCCAGGTCCTCACAGAAGCTCAGACAATCTTAGCCGCCCTATGCTATTTGGCGGAATCTGGCGTACCTACCCAGTGGCTCAAATCTAGAAATCACCTTCCTTCACAAAGAGCCTACAAAGTACTGCAAGACACCTCGATTATCGATCAGTCAAACGATGGTAAGACCACCAGCATCCATCGCCTCCAATCTGCAGCGATTCGCGGCAAGTTGACTAAGGTCGAACAGGAACACGCAATTGACCACGCATGCGAGATACTAGATCACATTGCAGGATCACTCAAAGAATGCGACGATGCAGAAGTCAGGCGAAGTTCGATAATCCACCTAGTTGACAGCATTCTCAGAATCGGCGTTTATGATCAATCTTTATCGGAGCGATCATTGTCTAGTTTGCTCAAAACGTCCATCACCTGCCTCGAACAGTGCTACCGACTCGACACCTTTGACGTCGCATTACGTTTGCAAACTCTGCAGGACACATTCAGCGTCGCTCACCTACACCGCAGCGACCGCCTAGCGTTTGCCGACCTCCTCGGAAACTGTCTCAGGTCGGTTGGATACGCCCAGCAGGCAATTGAGCTACACTCGCACATACGCGACGAAGCATCCAGCTCCGACGAGCACTACTATGCATACCAAAATGACCTAGCAAAAGACTTCCTTTTTGCGGGAAGATTCAACGAGGCGCTCACATTATTCGAAGACACGCTGAGTCACGTCTCGACCAAAACGCCGGCAACTGCCGCCTACGAGATGGATCTTGCACACGCATACTTCCTAATGGAGCAACCCGACGAAGCGATTGTCCACTACAGGGAGGCACAAAGTATCTTAGCAGACTACCACCAAAGCAACGAACAGGAGGTGTTTCGAGCAGCACTCGGTATAGCACTGTGCGTACCGAGTGATGACTTCTACGACTACAAGGACATTGAACGTCTCAAGAACACCCTGGACTGCGCAGAAGGCACGCAGTGCGCCGAAACCCCTGAGTTTCTGATTGCAACAACTATTCTTGTGGAACAGCTGATGTTCAAGAATTACTACATAGAAGGCATAAGGCGTCTCTCCAAGGTTCTTCAGCAGCAATACAGTTCTCTGGGCTCTTCACACCCATACGTGTTAGACGCGCAAGAACAGGTAGTGGAACTTCTAGAATGTGCAGGCATGAACGATACGGCAACAAAGTTGCTTAATATGTTCATCATTAGTCTTGAGAGCGAAGCTCACCGACATTACACGCCTCTTGCAGTTCTCTACAGAAAGCTGTCCGAAATATGTCTTCGGACCGGCAAGATCGATGAGTCAATATCAGCTTTCACAAAAGTACAAGAGATGAAACGAAAAGGTGAGGAAGAACTTAACACTGCGCAGACGAACAACAACTGCATGCGATTCACCTGCAAGTTTGAGAGCGCAATCACACTACCCAAGGAGGCGCGCAGTCAATTATGGAGAGACAAAGACGCCGAAGCTCGAGGTAGCTCCGATGGCCGCTACGAACTTTCCATTGCTTTAGATAAACAAGACCTCTTACAGAGTCAACTCAACACTCTTGCGAACAAACTCGAGCCATTTCAAGATAATACCTAG
- a CDS encoding DUF3052 domain-containing protein produces MAVSLGFASDAIVQEFYVDDDVDQAVRDAIEEETGHPLVDVDYADVVDGAIVWWRADDAEEEDLADVLVDAMSNLDDGGLIWVLIPKAGRPNSVRVGDVEEAAEIAGLHATTSTALGQNWAGVRLTARPRSRR; encoded by the coding sequence ATGGCAGTGAGCCTGGGTTTTGCGTCCGATGCGATCGTGCAGGAGTTCTACGTCGATGACGACGTCGATCAGGCCGTGCGCGATGCGATTGAAGAGGAGACGGGACATCCGCTCGTTGACGTCGATTACGCGGACGTCGTGGACGGCGCGATCGTCTGGTGGCGCGCGGACGACGCCGAGGAAGAGGACCTCGCGGACGTGCTCGTGGACGCGATGTCGAACCTGGATGACGGTGGGCTGATCTGGGTGCTGATCCCCAAGGCGGGGCGCCCCAATTCGGTGCGCGTGGGTGACGTGGAGGAGGCCGCTGAGATCGCTGGCCTGCACGCGACGACCTCCACGGCGCTGGGGCAGAACTGGGCGGGCGTGCGCCTGACGGCCCGTCCGCGTTCGCGCCGCTAG